aatcatttttaatcaataacaatttataatttatttttcaaacaatgattcacaagttcaaatttttaaaaagcaaaaaaaaaaaggggggggggtAATTCTCAAGAAATGTAAagcttgaaatttttgaactatttcattttttttttccaaattagctcctttttatataattcttttttttaataccatAGTAATTTATTGGGCCtcatttagaaatttaaaatagctCCCTTGAatttacagaaaatgttggaattttataaataaagtaacatgttgtattttatatatatttatggttTGTATAAATAAACTAACATGTCAAATACTATTGGAAATggaaatttagtaaattataagttttgtaatgataaaataataaagcattacaaccaaaaaaattttatgctttttatttcacaatttcatttttttattttctaaagtattgaaaaatgttaataacccatatttttaatacatattcaatttatttattctattataaatgtataatatataacatttttttttttttgtgtttagaAAGTTTTTATATGGAACTAGCTACAATGTTGCTTacatatcattaattttataatcaaattagGTCAATGGATCAAGTgtagaaatttcaaaaaataagagCTTATATtgtgtaaaatatttgaaaacttttggttttatgattttacaataaacaatataaacTGCattattaatacaaattaaacacATCTGTAGCGTAACGATTGAAGAAGTTTCTCATTAGATCTCTATGTTGACTGTATCAGAAAAATAACAGAGTTGGGTACCTTGCGAGGTCGCTGGATCCGTTTTATTTTAAGAAGCCCAAAAGCCCACCCGACAAGCCATGTTTAAATCCCCGATAGGTTgaagatatttttaatttttaaatatacttTTGTTCTTTTCACTAATCATCAGCCAATCGCAGGCAGCGCTTCAGACAGATCCAAACCAAAAGGACCAACCTTAATGACAGACCAATCAAAATGCTCCAAATCACCAAAACCCGCCACGTTGCGTCTGCCACTCACGCTCACGCCAAGCTGTATGTATATACCTATATAAAGCcagatttttcaaaatagaatatcgatttttttttataaaaaaaaaagtataaatatttGGACTATGTTAATGTAATGTAGTATATGACAAGGAGTGAAGGAAGAATCATCATCTTTTTGATTGGTGGACAGGTGGAGTCGGTCTGTGATGGACGATACGACCTCAACAACAGATACAAAACCTGATAACAAGACTCTCACCGTTAACACTAATGAACGCTCAAAAGTGAACAACAAGAAAGGAGGAGGCCGCATTGATGATTCGGACGAGGAAGAGTATGACGCGGAAGCGTGGAATACGCTGAGCAAGAGTTTTAAGCAAGTGCAGACCGTTCTGGATAATAACCGTTCGTTGATCGAACGAGTGAACGATAACCACCTGTCGAGGATTCCGGACAATATGTCGAAGAACGTGGAGCTGATTCGCGAGATTAACGGGAATATCTCGAAGGTTGTCTCCATTTACTCCGACCTATCGGCGAATTTCTGCAACATTGTCAGTCAACGGAGGAGGAGGATGGGGATGAACAGCGGACACGCGGAGGGCTCAGAGGATTAGAAGCGGAAAGATGGCGTTTTGAGTAATTTCgatctccttttttttaagtttatagtTATGATTGTTACTGCCAATTAATAATCGCTTGAACGTGTCGGAGTCGGTCTCTGTTACTTTTTGGTTGTTCGGAATTTTAAGTCGTTAATTGTAGTGGTGATCTCGGTGGTAGCTGGGGATTGATTGTTTGTGATGATAATTGTAGAGTTTGATTTACGTTTTcttgtgttgtattataaggAGCTGTGGCCGCTGCGGGACTGCTTTATCTACATTA
This window of the Citrus sinensis cultivar Valencia sweet orange chromosome 8, DVS_A1.0, whole genome shotgun sequence genome carries:
- the LOC102621432 gene encoding protein ELF4-LIKE 1-like gives rise to the protein MDDTTSTTDTKPDNKTLTVNTNERSKVNNKKGGGRIDDSDEEEYDAEAWNTLSKSFKQVQTVLDNNRSLIERVNDNHLSRIPDNMSKNVELIREINGNISKVVSIYSDLSANFCNIVSQRRRRMGMNSGHAEGSED